From the Lolium rigidum isolate FL_2022 chromosome 2, APGP_CSIRO_Lrig_0.1, whole genome shotgun sequence genome, one window contains:
- the LOC124686250 gene encoding 2'-deoxymugineic-acid 2'-dioxygenase-like, translated as MELLCNARPHASVPDRYVFPPEKRAVLQLDDDGVTLPVVDLHRAALSGDDGLRQRVAAEIVRAGKDFGFFQALNHGVGEDVVRGFRDAASEFFAMPAEKKLPYCSSDQSKPFRLATSTTYDRGETRYWLDYLKLQCHPVTDELVQHWPAEPTSFRARLAEFSEAVHDLAQTLLRLVAEGLGLSTGFFAGDLSGGETQMNVNYYPPCPDPSLTLGLLPHCDRHLLTVLSQGDVAGLQARHNGRWLLVRPVSGAFVINFGHQMEIVTNGALASVEHRAVTNSAETRMSVATLIMPKMECCIRPAPEMVDEATNPAKFREFVFISEFMDAYYTAAASREDVLESFRIHKN; from the exons ATGGAGCTGCTGTGCAACGCCCGACCGCACGCCTCGGTGCCGGACAGGTACGTCTTCCCGCCTGAGAAGCGCGCCGTCCTGCAGCTCGACGACGACGGCGTCACCCTCCCTGTCGTCGACCTGCACCGCGCCGCCCTTTCCGGCGACGACGGCCTCCGCCAGCGCGTCGCCGCAGAGATCGTCCGCGCCGGCAAGGacttcggcttcttccaggcac TGAACCACGGCGTGGGGGAGGACGTGGTGAGGGGGTTCCGCGACGCGGCATCGGAGTTCTTCGcgatgccggcggagaagaagctccCCTACTGCTCCAGCGACCAGAGCAAGCCCTTCCGGCTCGCCACCAGCACCACCTACGACCGCGGCGAGACGCGGTACTGGCTCGACTACCTCAAGCTCCAGTGCCACCCGGTGACAGACGAGCTCGTCCAGCACTGGCCAGCCGAACCAACGAGCTTCAGGGCGCGCCTCGCCGAGTTCTCCGAGGCGGTGCACGATTTGGCCCAGACGCTACTGCGCCTCGTCGCCGAGGGTCTCGGCCTCAGCACCGGCTTCTTCGCCGGCGACCTTAGTGGCGGCGAGACTCAAATGAACGTCAACTACTACCCGCCGTGCCCGGACCCGAGCCTCACGCTCGGCCTCCTCCCGCACTGCGATCGCCACCTGCTCACTGTTCTCTCCCAGGGCGACGTGGCGGGACTCCAGGCGAGGCACAATGGGCGGTGGCTCCTCGTCCGCCCCGTCTCCGGCGCATTCGTCATCAACTTTGGCCACCAAATGGAGATCGTCACCAACGGTGCACTTGCCAGCGTGGAGCACCGCGCCGTCACCAACTCCGCCGAGACGAGGATGTCTGTGGCAACCCTCATCATGCCCAAGATGGAGTGCTGTATCCGCCCGGCGCCGGAGATGGTGGACGAGGCCACGAATCCTGCCAAGTTCAGGGAGTTTGTGTTTATTAGTGAGTTTATGGATGCGTATTACACTGCCGCGGCTAGCAGGGAGGATGTGCTCGAGTCCTTCAGGATACACAAAAACTAG
- the LOC124686251 gene encoding 2'-deoxymugineic-acid 2'-dioxygenase-like, with the protein MPVEEKLPYCSDDQSKPFRLASSTSYDKSETRYWRDYLKLQCHPVSDELVGHWPAEPTSFRPRLAEFSEAAHELAQTLLSLVAEGLGLRADFFAGDLSGGETQMNVNYYPPCPDPSLTLGLLPHCDRHLLTVLSQGDVAGLQARYNGRWLLVRPVPGAFVINFGHQMEIVTNGALASVEHRAITNSAVARMSVATLIMPKMECHIGPAPEMVDEVTNPAKFREFVFSEFMEAYNTAAASREDVLDSFRIHRD; encoded by the coding sequence ATGCCAGTGGAGGAGAAGCTGCCCTACTGCTCCGACGACCAGAGCAAGCCCTTCCGTCTCGCCTCAAGCACATCCTACGACAAGAGCGAGACGCGGTACTGGCGCGACTATCTCAAGCTCCAGTGCCACCCGGTCTCCGACGAGCTCGTCGGCCACTGGCCGGCGGAACCAACAAGCTTCCGGCCGCGCCTCGCCGAGTTCTCCGAGGCGGCGCATGAGCTAGCCCAGACGCTCCTCAGCCTCGTCGCCGAGGGTCTCGGCCTCCGCGCTGACTTCTTTGCCGGCGATCTCAGTGGCGGCGAGACCCAGATGAACGTCAACTACTACCCGCCGTGCCCGGACCCGAGCCTCACGCTCGGCCTCCTCCCGCACTGCGACCGCCACCTCCTCACCGTGCTCTCCCAGGGCGATGTGGCGGGCCTTCAGGCGAGGTACAACGGGCGTTGGCTCCTCGTCCGCCCTGTCCCCGGCGCCTTTGTTATAAACTTTGGCCACCAGATGGAGATCGTCACCAATGGGGCGCTGGCCAGCGTGGAGCACCGTGCCATCACAAACTCCGCCGTCGCGAGGATGTCTGTGGCGACACTCATCATGCCCAAGATGGAGTGCCACATCGGCCCGGCGCCGGAGATGGTGGATGAGGTGACGAATCCGGCCAAGTTCAGGGAGTTTGTGTTCAGCGAGTTCATGGAGGCGTATAACACCGCTGCCGCCAGCAGGGAGGACGTGCTCGACTCCTTCAGGATCCACCGCGATTAG